The following coding sequences lie in one Metopolophium dirhodum isolate CAU chromosome 5, ASM1992520v1, whole genome shotgun sequence genomic window:
- the LOC132944813 gene encoding octopamine receptor: MINETSAAAIELAAAAANGCQVTNENGAGSGSAAMLTVIAVIVITTALIVITVFGNILVIMSVVQYPPLRSVPNIFIVSLAVADLTVAIGVLPLNVVYNVTGVWLFGGVVCKLWLTCDVLCCTASILNLCAIALDRYRAITQPIAYAQKRTVSRVMWTVALVWIASAVISSPPLIGWNDWPDVFDEHTACALTTHPGYVVYSSMGSFYIPLVVMSITYLRIYVATRRRLRRRAKQVAASLPATAAGSSCKRDDAATGSGKTKMAADAVTGDSASSSDEVDAATNGTGSSGDKQRTGRSAPMAVRAVPSMGKHVNQLLEHKQRISLSKERKAAKTLGVIMGVFVVSWLPFFVIYLFFPFCKSCCPPSKVLVNVVTWLGYLNSTVNPIIYTRCNMDFRRSFKKILHMDEKHQHIQHHHR, encoded by the coding sequence ATGATCAACGAAACGTCGGCGGCAGCGATCGAGCTGGCCGCTGCAGCCGCAAACGGCTGCCAGGTGACCAACGAAAACGGCGCGGGGTCGGGATCGGCCGCCATGTTGACCGTGATCGCGGTGATCGTGATCACTACGGCGCTGATCGTGATCACCGTGTTCGGCAACATACTGGTCATCATGAGCGTGGTGCAGTACCCGCCGCTCCGGTCCGTGCCCAACATATTCATCGTGTCACTGGCCGTGGCCGACCTGACTGTGGCCATAGGCGTACTGCCGCTGAACGTCGTTTACAACGTGACGGGCGTGTGGCTGTTCGGTGGCGTCGTGTGCAAGTTGTGGCTGACATGTGACGTGCTGTGCTGCACCGCGTCAATACTGAACCTGTGCGCAATCGCGCTGGACAGGTACCGAGCCATCACGCAGCCCATAGCGTACGCGCAGAAGCGCACCGTGTCCCGCGTTATGTGGACGGTGGCACTGGTGTGGATCGCCAGTGCGGTCATCAGCTCGCCGCCGCTCATCGGCTGGAACGACTGGCCGGACGTGTTCGACGAGCACACGGCGTGCGCGCTCACCACGCACCCCGGTTACGTGGTGTACTCGTCCATGGGTTCGTTTTACATACCGCTGGTGGTGATGAGCATCACATATCTCAGGATATACGTGGCCACCAGGCGGCGGCTGAGACGCCGGGCAAAACAGGTGGCCGCGTCGCTGCCGGCCACGGCGGCTGGTTCGTCGTGCAAACGGGACGACGCGGCTACCGGTAGCGGCAAGACGAAGATGGCGGCGGACGCAGTTACGGGTGACTCGGCCAGCAGCAGCGACGAGGTGGACGCGGCCACCAACGGTACGGGCAGCAGCGGCGACAAGCAGCGGACGGGGCGGAGTGCGCCGATGGCCGTGCGAGCGGTGCCGTCGATGGGCAAGCACGTCAACCAGTTGCTGGAGCACAAGCAGCGCATATCGCTATCCAAAGAGCGCAAAGCCGCCAAGACGCTGGGCGTCATTATGGGCGTGTTCGTTGTCAGCTGGCTGCCGTTCTTCGTCATCTACCTGTTCTTCCCGTTCTGCAAGTCGTGCTGTCCGCCGTCCAAAGTGCTCGTCAACGTGGTCACGTGGCTTGGGTACCTCAACTCGACGGTCAACCCGATCATATACACCCGGTGCAATATGGACTTCCGTCGGTCGTTCAAGAAGATCCTGCACATGGACGAGAAGCACCAGCACATACAGCACCACCACCGCTGA